The following proteins are co-located in the Campylobacter concisus genome:
- a CDS encoding glycosyltransferase family 2 protein, translated as MKKPKIGVIIASSLNRNDLLFLRSLYSVLNQNRSPDYVLIVDDNQNETISKDIQRRILDLENNKIHYIKNLRTPNMSGTGAWNSGIKWYEKIFTEDDYIAILDDDDSWYEEYIASCYRVVTSSSKTLDAVFGFIKRSDCEMCNIFEVKDININNFLKGNPGIQGSNMFFRLGALRAIGGFDETLASCTDRDLMIRFLQKHSNENIKIIPKILVNHFVSKDSVTSNFTAKTNGLNSFHIKYIRFYSEDLLDRALQRAKRLFNYQETDNIKKIFNLTHKYAKTEKIVIGVAIHNNKSTIRRCLESILAQNDLKRDVWILIVDDDSGDGWKNSVSDILKNEKVVVIDVKNHHAAKTRNDINRHIRTLFENVAFVGRLDADDEYASQNVLSKIERKFDNIKPDVLVAGNYLRLDEKVIDRVNKAMPKLANMSYLLNRLKHMSDGIAEAELPSCNLFITPNSLQDYPEIASAEDHFLLVRLLLNDKNLKIEFAEDILLTIYNLSGTKTADNKQTEKYLSARKQLYEEALRLCKMKQEK; from the coding sequence ATGAAAAAGCCTAAAATCGGCGTGATAATAGCTTCATCTTTAAATAGAAACGATTTGCTTTTCTTGCGTTCATTGTATTCTGTTCTTAATCAAAACCGAAGTCCTGATTATGTCTTGATCGTTGACGATAATCAAAACGAGACAATAAGTAAAGATATACAGCGGAGAATTTTAGACCTAGAAAATAATAAAATTCACTACATAAAAAACCTACGAACTCCAAATATGAGTGGAACCGGAGCTTGGAACTCCGGGATTAAATGGTATGAAAAAATTTTTACTGAAGATGATTATATAGCTATTTTAGACGATGATGATAGCTGGTACGAAGAGTATATCGCTAGTTGTTATCGTGTGGTTACGTCATCGTCTAAAACACTTGATGCTGTGTTTGGTTTTATAAAACGAAGCGATTGCGAAATGTGTAATATTTTTGAAGTTAAAGACATAAACATTAATAACTTTTTAAAAGGCAATCCAGGCATTCAAGGTAGCAATATGTTTTTTCGTCTTGGCGCATTAAGAGCCATAGGCGGTTTTGATGAAACACTTGCAAGCTGTACGGACAGAGATTTGATGATTCGTTTTTTACAAAAGCACTCAAATGAAAATATAAAGATTATTCCAAAAATACTTGTCAATCACTTTGTTTCAAAAGATAGCGTTACTTCAAATTTTACAGCTAAAACAAATGGCTTAAATAGCTTTCACATAAAATATATTAGATTCTACTCTGAAGACTTGCTTGATCGAGCCTTGCAAAGAGCTAAAAGGCTTTTTAATTACCAAGAAACAGATAATATCAAGAAAATTTTTAACCTTACCCATAAATATGCCAAAACAGAAAAGATAGTAATTGGCGTTGCCATTCATAATAATAAAAGTACGATACGTCGTTGCTTGGAGTCGATCCTAGCGCAAAATGACCTAAAACGAGATGTTTGGATTTTGATAGTAGATGATGATTCCGGTGATGGTTGGAAAAATAGCGTTAGCGATATCCTTAAAAACGAAAAGGTTGTGGTGATAGATGTAAAAAATCACCACGCAGCCAAAACTAGAAATGATATAAACCGTCACATAAGAACACTTTTTGAAAATGTAGCATTTGTCGGTCGGTTAGATGCAGATGATGAATATGCTAGCCAAAATGTTCTTTCAAAGATAGAGCGTAAATTTGATAATATAAAGCCCGATGTTTTGGTAGCGGGAAACTACCTAAGGCTCGATGAAAAAGTTATTGATCGAGTTAATAAAGCAATGCCAAAGCTAGCTAATATGTCATATCTTTTAAATCGTTTAAAGCACATGAGTGATGGTATTGCCGAGGCAGAGCTTCCCTCTTGCAATCTTTTTATAACACCAAATAGTTTGCAAGACTATCCTGAAATTGCGAGCGCGGAAGATCATTTTTTACTTGTGCGGCTTTTACTCAATGATAAAAATTTAAAAATAGAATTTGCCGAGGATATTTTGCTTACGATTTATAATCTAAGCGGAACCAAAACAGCAGACAACAAGCAAACAGAAAAATACCTAAGTGCCAGGAAACAACTATATGAGGAAGCGTTACGGCTATGCAAAATGAAGCAAGAAAAATAA
- a CDS encoding IS1595-like element ISCamsp1 family transposase — protein sequence MILPMKNKYIVRSRISQKKFREILKYFAEDIEATKIANLTGISRISINKILKNIRILMASECEKISKFSGEIEIDESYFGAKRVRGKRGRGAANKTPVFGMLKRDGKVYTQIVKNCSASELIPILSQYSELDSSTIYSDCWKAYDGLVDYAALAHYRVKHSKNEFANGKNHINGIENFWGYAKHRLAKFKGIKKENFLLHLKECEFRYNTKTTQENLYQKLLKLIRENPPNLS from the coding sequence ATGATCCTGCCGATGAAAAATAAGTATATAGTCCGTTCCCGAATTTCGCAGAAGAAATTTAGAGAAATTCTCAAGTATTTTGCAGAGGATATAGAGGCTACTAAAATAGCAAATTTAACCGGGATTTCTAGAATTTCCATCAACAAAATTCTAAAAAACATCAGAATTTTAATGGCTAGTGAGTGTGAAAAAATAAGTAAGTTTTCAGGTGAGATAGAGATTGACGAAAGCTACTTCGGAGCTAAAAGAGTAAGAGGTAAGAGAGGTAGAGGAGCAGCAAATAAAACTCCGGTGTTCGGTATGCTTAAAAGAGATGGCAAAGTCTATACCCAAATAGTTAAGAACTGCTCTGCTAGTGAACTAATACCAATACTATCGCAATATAGCGAGCTTGATAGCTCTACTATATACTCTGATTGTTGGAAAGCTTATGATGGATTAGTAGATTATGCAGCTTTAGCTCATTATAGAGTAAAGCATTCTAAGAATGAATTTGCTAATGGTAAAAACCATATAAATGGCATAGAAAATTTCTGGGGATACGCTAAACATAGACTAGCTAAATTTAAAGGCATCAAGAAAGAGAATTTTTTACTTCATCTAAAGGAGTGTGAATTTAGATATAATACTAAAACTACACAGGAAAACTTATATCAGAAACTGTTGAAATTGATAAGAGAGAATCCGCCTAACTTATCTTGA
- a CDS encoding argininosuccinate synthase domain-containing protein has translation MKALALFSGGLDSMLSMKLISDQNIEVVALYMDTGFGVDEEKHEILRRRAALAGASLKVVDMRNEYLRDVLFKPKYGYGKQFNPCIDCHGYMFKTALNMLKSENANFIITGEVLGQRPMSQRRDALFQVKRLADDEDDLVLRPMCAKLLPPTKPEREGWIDREKLLDISGRDRKPQLALAKEFGFEDFATPGGGCLLTIESFAVKIKDYLNFDKEMRDIDVTWLKLGRHLRLPDGAKMIIGRDEIDNNALLAHPNDKFDQVKFKESDDIVGAVSFISKNASKADKELAARLALAYTKASRENKFEVSIAGEKFSITPEDKSLAQNYFIK, from the coding sequence ATGAAGGCTTTAGCTTTGTTTAGTGGAGGGCTTGATAGCATGCTCTCAATGAAATTAATAAGCGATCAAAACATCGAAGTGGTCGCACTTTATATGGATACTGGATTTGGAGTAGATGAAGAAAAACATGAAATTTTAAGACGCCGTGCAGCTTTGGCTGGAGCTAGCTTAAAAGTGGTTGATATGAGAAATGAGTATCTTCGTGATGTGCTTTTTAAGCCAAAATACGGCTATGGCAAGCAGTTTAATCCATGCATCGACTGCCACGGCTATATGTTTAAAACAGCTCTAAATATGCTAAAAAGTGAAAATGCAAATTTCATCATCACAGGCGAAGTTTTGGGTCAAAGACCGATGAGTCAGCGAAGAGATGCACTCTTTCAGGTTAAGCGCCTAGCTGATGACGAGGATGATCTAGTGCTTCGTCCGATGTGCGCTAAACTCTTGCCACCAACTAAGCCAGAGCGTGAGGGTTGGATCGATAGAGAGAAGCTGCTTGATATAAGCGGACGTGATAGAAAGCCGCAGCTTGCTTTGGCAAAGGAATTTGGCTTTGAGGACTTTGCAACGCCTGGGGGCGGATGTTTGCTAACGATCGAGAGCTTTGCTGTGAAGATAAAGGATTATCTAAATTTTGATAAAGAGATGCGAGATATCGATGTGACGTGGCTAAAGCTTGGTAGACATCTGCGCTTGCCAGATGGTGCAAAAATGATAATAGGTCGTGACGAAATCGATAATAACGCTCTTTTAGCACATCCAAATGATAAATTTGATCAAGTAAAATTTAAAGAGAGTGATGACATAGTAGGAGCTGTTAGTTTTATAAGTAAAAATGCTAGTAAAGCCGACAAAGAGCTGGCCGCAAGGCTTGCGCTTGCTTATACAAAAGCAAGCAGAGAAAATAAATTTGAAGTTAGTATCGCTGGAGAGAAATTTAGTATCACACCTGAGGATAAATCTCTAGCTCAAAATTATTTCATAAAATAG
- the pepT gene encoding peptidase T: protein MDIVERFLNYTKFNTTTNKENGLKGVMPSNPTEYELALFLKDELSLLGIKDIILQDNAILIAKIPANCENAPSIAFFGHLDTSSEQKNDTKAKIVKYTGGDICLNEEQGIYLKFSDNPELKKYMGDDIVVTDGTSLLGADDKAAIASIVNMASYFMQNPDVKHGKIVICFVPDEEQGLLGAKALDVNLLGADFGYCLDCCEIGELIYENWNAADCMMVFKGVSAHPMNAKGKLVNSLLLAHKFISLLPGGEVPECTEGKEGYFWVKELSGNSAKTTLKIDIREFDEVKFQKRLEFLSDMANSFNKIYGDRCEITLKTRYENVFKFLKDENSLPIKLAKDAFSELNITPNIKPMRGGYDGAVISAKGVPTLNLFTGANNFHSIYEYLPVSSLKTASEVIKKIVINAAK from the coding sequence ATGGATATCGTAGAGAGATTTTTAAACTACACAAAATTTAACACAACAACAAATAAAGAAAATGGGTTAAAAGGCGTCATGCCTTCTAACCCAACCGAGTATGAGCTGGCTCTTTTTTTAAAAGATGAGCTTAGCTTGCTTGGTATCAAAGACATCATTCTGCAAGACAATGCTATCTTGATAGCAAAAATTCCTGCAAACTGCGAAAATGCTCCAAGTATCGCCTTTTTTGGGCATTTAGATACAAGTAGCGAGCAAAAAAACGACACAAAAGCTAAAATCGTAAAATACACAGGCGGCGACATCTGCCTAAACGAAGAGCAGGGAATTTATCTAAAATTTAGCGACAATCCAGAGCTTAAAAAGTACATGGGCGACGACATAGTCGTGACTGACGGCACTAGCTTGCTTGGGGCTGATGATAAGGCTGCGATCGCAAGTATCGTAAATATGGCTAGCTATTTTATGCAAAATCCTGATGTAAAGCACGGCAAGATCGTGATCTGCTTCGTACCTGATGAGGAGCAGGGCTTGCTTGGGGCAAAAGCACTTGATGTAAATTTGCTCGGAGCTGATTTTGGCTACTGCCTAGACTGCTGCGAGATAGGCGAGCTAATATATGAAAACTGGAACGCGGCTGACTGCATGATGGTCTTTAAAGGCGTTTCGGCTCACCCGATGAATGCAAAAGGCAAGCTTGTAAATTCACTACTTCTTGCGCATAAATTTATCTCGCTTTTGCCAGGCGGCGAAGTGCCAGAGTGCACCGAGGGTAAAGAGGGCTATTTCTGGGTAAAAGAGCTTAGCGGAAACAGCGCAAAAACGACGCTCAAGATCGACATAAGAGAATTTGATGAAGTGAAATTTCAAAAAAGGCTTGAGTTTTTAAGTGATATGGCAAATTCATTTAACAAAATTTATGGAGATCGTTGCGAAATCACGCTAAAAACACGCTATGAAAATGTCTTTAAATTTTTAAAAGATGAAAACTCACTGCCTATAAAATTAGCAAAAGATGCCTTTAGCGAGCTAAATATCACGCCAAATATAAAGCCAATGCGTGGCGGATATGATGGCGCTGTGATATCTGCAAAAGGTGTGCCAACGCTAAATTTATTCACAGGGGCAAATAACTTTCACTCCATCTACGAGTACTTGCCAGTTAGCAGTCTAAAAACTGCGAGTGAAGTCATTAAAAAAATCGTAATTAACGCTGCTAAATAA
- the dcuC gene encoding C4-dicarboxylate transporter DcuC, with translation METFKLIAAILGIAAVVALLVLKKETRTVLIGVGLVLCIIALKPMGALSAFTDYMTKAGLIKAICASMGFAFVMKYTMCDKHLVALLTKPLKNVGFILIPATTVLTYFINIAIPSAAGCSAAVGATLIPLLMASGIRPAMAGAAVFAGTFGGVLSPGSAHNVYVADLVKKTVEGYTVQDVIKVQIPSAFTALVIVVIALVIVAILLKDYQKNTNFTLESSAASEEKPLFKVNFIYAIMPLVPLVILVIGGTSLAKDYSFLAWTKMGVAEAMILGAIIAIFATLTNPQKITKEFFNGMGHAYADVMGIIIAAGVFVAGLKACGAVDVVIAWLKTDQSYVKFGGTFVPFIMGIVTGSGDAATFAFNEAVTTNAAALGFEQDKLGMAAAIAGALGRSASPIAGAAIVCAGIAMVSPVEIAKRTFLGMFISVVAIAFFVI, from the coding sequence ATGGAAACATTTAAGCTAATTGCTGCCATTCTTGGCATCGCAGCTGTTGTAGCACTTCTAGTCTTAAAAAAAGAGACAAGAACGGTGCTAATAGGTGTTGGTTTGGTGCTTTGTATAATCGCACTAAAACCGATGGGGGCACTAAGTGCTTTTACTGACTATATGACTAAAGCAGGGCTTATAAAAGCGATTTGTGCTAGTATGGGTTTTGCATTTGTTATGAAATATACAATGTGCGATAAGCACCTTGTTGCGCTTCTTACAAAGCCGCTTAAAAATGTGGGTTTTATATTGATCCCCGCAACAACCGTGCTAACTTACTTTATAAATATCGCTATCCCTTCAGCTGCAGGATGCTCCGCTGCTGTTGGTGCGACACTTATACCGCTTCTAATGGCCTCAGGTATCCGCCCAGCTATGGCTGGCGCTGCTGTTTTTGCGGGGACATTTGGTGGAGTTTTAAGCCCAGGATCGGCTCACAACGTCTATGTGGCTGACCTTGTTAAAAAGACGGTTGAGGGCTACACAGTTCAAGATGTCATAAAAGTGCAAATTCCAAGTGCATTTACTGCTCTTGTTATCGTAGTGATCGCATTAGTTATTGTTGCGATACTACTTAAAGACTATCAAAAAAATACAAATTTCACTCTTGAAAGTAGTGCTGCTAGCGAAGAGAAACCGCTATTTAAAGTAAATTTCATCTACGCCATTATGCCTCTAGTCCCACTTGTTATCTTGGTTATTGGCGGAACAAGCCTTGCGAAAGATTATAGCTTTCTTGCATGGACAAAAATGGGCGTTGCTGAGGCGATGATACTAGGTGCCATAATAGCTATCTTTGCTACGCTTACAAATCCGCAAAAGATCACAAAAGAATTTTTTAACGGAATGGGTCACGCTTATGCTGATGTCATGGGTATCATCATCGCAGCTGGTGTCTTTGTCGCTGGTTTAAAGGCATGTGGAGCCGTTGATGTGGTCATCGCATGGCTAAAAACAGATCAAAGTTACGTTAAATTTGGCGGAACATTTGTGCCATTTATCATGGGTATAGTTACAGGTTCAGGTGATGCTGCTACATTTGCATTTAATGAAGCCGTCACAACAAACGCCGCTGCACTTGGCTTTGAGCAAGATAAGCTTGGTATGGCAGCAGCTATTGCTGGTGCTTTAGGTAGATCAGCTTCTCCAATTGCCGGTGCTGCTATCGTTTGTGCAGGCATTGCGATGGTTAGTCCAGTTGAAATCGCTAAAAGAACATTTTTAGGTATGTTTATCTCTGTTGTGGCGATCGCATTTTTTGTCATCTAA